A single window of Leishmania braziliensis MHOM/BR/75/M2904 complete genome, chromosome 27 DNA harbors:
- a CDS encoding putative reductase produces MTNHLFGMHVGDTLLFRSVAFKIQYRPNRWKHVGMIGGGTGFTPFLQLIRHALMERSDSTEVDETKLSFLFCNRTERHILLGGVFDDLARRYPDRFRMFYTIDLAVDKEKWLERENHFLGYVTTDMICRSMPAPEEKKKIVMLCGPDPLLSHVAGTPISTMSSMSGSLNIQPMATDINNLVSLGGLLKELGYDNTDVYRF; encoded by the coding sequence ATGACAAATCATCTGTTCGGCATGCATGTCGGTGACACGCTGCTCTTCCGCAGTGTCGCCTTCAAAATCCAATACCGCCCAAACCGATGGAAGCACGTGGGCATGATCGGTGGTGGCACCGGTTTCACTCCATTTCTGCAGCTCATCCGACACGCCTTGATGGAGCGCTCGGATTCCACGGAGGTAGACGAGACGAAGCTCTCCTTCCTGTTTTGCAACCGTACGGAGCGGCACATCCTCCTCGGTGGTGTCTTCGATGACCTCGCAAGGCGGTATCCAGATCGGTTCCGGATGTTCTACACAATCGACCTCGCCGTGGACAAGGAGAAGTGGCTGGAGCGGGAAAATCACTTCCTCGGATACGTGACGACCGACATGATCTGCCGCAGTATGCCGGCGccggaggaaaagaagaagattGTCATGCTATGCGGACCGgacccgctgctgtcgcacGTGGCCGGGACCCCAATCTCAACTATGTCCTCCATGTCTGGTAGCCTCAATATCCAGCCCATGGCAACGGACATCAACAATCTTGTCAGCCTCGGGGGTCTTTTGAAGGAGCTCGGCTACGATAACACTGACGTTTACCGCTTCTAA
- a CDS encoding NADH-ubiquinone oxidoreductase 20 kDa subunit,mitochondrial precursor: MLRRTHIAFTGRAMISRGSPEWSHRLDLKKGKKTTLAHKLGTSKPNNALQYAQMTLHDLTEWVLAYSPWPLTFGLACCAVEMMHSYSSRYDLDRFGIVPRPSPRQAEIIIVSGTVTNKMAPLLRNIYVQMVNPKWVISMGSCANGGGYYHFSYAVLRGCERSIPVDFWIPGCPPSAESLVFCLHNLQKKIRWHEIQKYSVR; this comes from the coding sequence atgctgcgccgcacacaTATCGCCTTTACGGGCCGCGCCATGATCTCGCGTGGTAGCCCCGAGTGGTCTCATCGCCTTGATCTAAAGAAGGGCAAGAAAACGACGCTGGCACACAAGCTCGGTACCAGCAAGCCCAACAACGCCCTACAGTACGCGCAGATGACGCTGCACGACTTGACGGAGTGGGTCTTGGCCTACTCGCCCTGGCCGCTCACCTTCGGTCttgcctgctgcgccgtggAAATGATGCACTCCTACTCGTCGCGCTACGACTTGGACCGCTTCGGGATCGTGCCCCGTCCGTCTCCTCGACAAGCGGAGATCATTATTGTATCCGGCACCGTAACGAACAAgatggcaccgctgctgcgaaACATCTATGTGCAGATGGTGAACCCAAAGTGGGTGATTTCGATGGGTAGCTGcgccaacggcggcggctaCTACCACTTCTCCTACGCTGTGCTTCGCGGCTGCGAGCGGTCGATCCCGGTCGACTTCTGGATCCCTGGCTGCCCGCCGTCTGCCGAGAGTCTCGTGTTTTGTCTGCACAACCTGCAGAAGAAGATTCGCTGGCACGAAATTCAAAAGTATTCGGTGCGGTAA